Proteins from one Thermobifida alba genomic window:
- a CDS encoding DUF4097 family beta strand repeat-containing protein, whose amino-acid sequence MARWTIDQPTTRTLDGIVALRVRVIGGHVNILPTDDPVTFEVSELSGEPLLVSHEAGILTITYDDLTRDGVLDRLKPIQLGSYRDLPRRSATVSVRVPHDCPVEVTAATASVVVAGMSAKTQLRGGSGDVTLDGVGGEMEVSTVSGDLEARNLTGRLSYKSVSGDLEVAGGQFAELSAKTASGELLADVDLAPAARVALGTVSGEVALRLPADTSATVDLRSATGTLDSAFSLDRKDARGLSRLSGTIGSGIDPATVTTTTVSGAVSLLRRAADTPAAIPKGDA is encoded by the coding sequence ATGGCACGTTGGACCATCGACCAACCAACCACACGCACACTCGACGGGATCGTGGCCCTGCGCGTGCGCGTCATCGGCGGCCACGTCAACATCCTGCCGACGGACGACCCGGTGACCTTCGAGGTCTCCGAACTCTCGGGCGAACCGCTGCTGGTCTCGCACGAGGCCGGAATCCTCACCATCACCTACGACGACCTGACCCGCGACGGAGTCCTGGACCGGTTGAAGCCGATCCAGCTGGGCAGCTACCGGGACCTGCCCCGCCGCAGCGCGACCGTCAGCGTCCGCGTTCCGCACGACTGCCCGGTCGAGGTCACCGCGGCCACCGCGTCGGTCGTGGTCGCCGGGATGAGTGCCAAGACCCAGCTGCGCGGCGGATCGGGCGACGTCACCCTGGACGGCGTGGGCGGTGAGATGGAGGTCAGCACCGTCTCCGGAGACCTGGAGGCACGCAACCTCACCGGCAGGCTCTCCTACAAGAGCGTCAGCGGCGACCTGGAGGTCGCCGGCGGTCAGTTCGCCGAGCTGTCCGCCAAGACCGCCTCGGGGGAACTGCTCGCCGACGTCGACCTGGCCCCGGCCGCCCGGGTCGCCCTGGGGACCGTCTCCGGCGAGGTGGCCCTGCGCCTGCCCGCCGACACCTCCGCCACGGTCGACCTGCGCTCCGCCACCGGGACCCTGGACTCGGCGTTCAGTCTGGACCGGAAGGACGCCCGCGGACTCAGCCGGCTCAGCGGCACGATCGGCTCGGGGATCGACCCCGCCACCGTCACCACGACCACCGTCTCCGGCGCCGTCTCACTGCTGCGCCGTGCGGCCGACACTCCGGCCGCAATCCCGAAGGGGGACGCATGA
- a CDS encoding DUF6104 family protein codes for MYFTDRGIEELEKRRGEEEVSLAWLAEQLRTFTDLHPEFETAVDRLATWLARDDEDDE; via the coding sequence ATGTACTTCACCGATCGCGGAATCGAGGAGTTGGAGAAGCGCCGCGGCGAGGAGGAGGTCAGTCTGGCGTGGCTCGCCGAGCAGCTGCGGACCTTCACCGACCTGCACCCGGAGTTCGAGACCGCCGTCGACCGGCTGGCCACCTGGCTGGCCCGCGACGATGAGGACGACGAGTAG
- a CDS encoding multifunctional oxoglutarate decarboxylase/oxoglutarate dehydrogenase thiamine pyrophosphate-binding subunit/dihydrolipoyllysine-residue succinyltransferase subunit: protein MSSEASQPLTDFGPNEWLVDELHRKYLADPNSVDKAWWNFFADYKSGSAADGATSPAKGTSSVGNGASGAAKAAAPKAATGGAAKASPARSAATTSASATKPEGAAGEALAVSEERLRGASARTAANMESSLALPTATSVRSVPVKLLFDNRIVINNHLRRGQGGKVSFTHLIGYAMVKALESVPVMNYSYTEIDGKPAVVKPEHVNFGLAIDLAKSDGSRQLVVPNIKAADTMNFKEFWSAYEEVVRKARTNKLTVADFQGTTISLTNPGGIGTVHSVPRLMPGQGTILGVGAMEYPAEFQGASPETLNDLAISKVMTLTSTYDHRIIQGAQSGEFLRTIHQLLLGEDGFYDEIFEALRIPYEPVRWVQDISINRDSQLDKATRVQELIHAYRVRGHLMANTDPLEYKQRRHPDLDVLEHGLTLWDLDREFPTGGFGGKPVMTLREILGVLRDTYCRTVGIEYMHIQSPEEREWIQARVEREPEKISREEQLHILRRLNSAEAFETFLQTKYVGQKRFSLEGGESLIPLLDGVISKAAKAQLDEVVIGMAHRGRLNVLANICGKSYAQIFGEFEGNLDPRSAHGSGDVKYHLGTEGTFTTPDGEKIAITLAANPSHLETVNPVAEGIVRAKQDVLNKGSNGFTVLPILIHGDAAFAGQGVVAETLNLSQLRGYRTGGTVHIIVNNQVGFTTSPKDSRSSVYATDVARMVQAPIFHVNGDDPEAVVRVAQLAFAYRQAFNKDVVIDLVCYRRRGHNEADNPSFTQPLMYDVIDAKRSTRKLYTEALIGRGDISVEEAEQALRDYQEQLERAFTETREAAKNPIEPGSVIKPEVFTEGRIDHSATETAVSEEVIKRVVETQVSLPEGFTVHPRLLPQLQRRVRMVEEDAIDWALGETLAFGSLLIDGHPVRLVGQDSRRGTFGQRHAVLVDRKTGAEHTPLKAFDRGTSKFYVHDSLLSEYAALGFEYGYSLERPDALVAWEAQFGDFVNGAQTVIDEYISSGEQKWGQRSSVTLLLPHGYEGQGPDHSSARIERFLQLCAQENMTVTIPTTPANYFHLLRWQVKSPYQRPLIVFTPKSMLRHKAAVSAVSEFTSGSFQPLIPDTSGIAPDDVRRVVLCSGKLYYELDAARKKTGDTHTAIIRVERLYPLPIDEIRQQLKAFPNAGEVLWVQEEPANMGPWPFVALVFSEQLDRPFTRVSRSASSSPAAGSAKRHEVEQQALVNTVFPPTA from the coding sequence GTGTCGTCTGAGGCATCCCAACCCCTGACCGATTTCGGCCCGAACGAGTGGTTGGTCGACGAGCTTCACCGGAAGTACCTCGCCGACCCCAACTCTGTTGACAAGGCATGGTGGAACTTCTTCGCGGACTACAAGTCCGGATCCGCCGCCGACGGGGCAACCTCCCCTGCCAAGGGCACCTCATCCGTCGGAAACGGTGCCAGCGGCGCGGCCAAGGCCGCGGCCCCGAAGGCAGCCACCGGCGGCGCGGCCAAGGCCTCCCCCGCCCGATCTGCCGCGACCACGTCCGCATCCGCCACGAAGCCCGAGGGCGCTGCCGGTGAGGCGCTCGCGGTGTCCGAGGAACGGCTCCGCGGAGCGTCGGCGCGCACCGCCGCCAACATGGAGTCCAGCCTCGCCCTGCCCACCGCCACGAGTGTGCGGTCGGTGCCGGTGAAGCTGCTGTTCGACAACCGCATCGTGATCAACAACCACCTGCGGCGCGGACAGGGCGGCAAGGTCTCCTTCACCCACCTGATCGGCTACGCCATGGTCAAGGCGCTGGAGTCGGTCCCGGTGATGAACTACTCCTACACCGAGATCGACGGCAAGCCCGCCGTGGTCAAGCCCGAGCACGTCAACTTCGGGCTGGCGATCGACCTGGCCAAGTCGGACGGCTCCCGGCAGCTGGTGGTGCCGAACATCAAGGCCGCCGACACCATGAACTTCAAGGAGTTCTGGAGCGCCTACGAGGAGGTGGTGCGCAAGGCCCGCACCAACAAGCTCACCGTGGCGGACTTCCAGGGCACCACCATCAGCCTCACCAACCCGGGCGGTATCGGCACCGTGCACTCGGTGCCGCGGCTGATGCCGGGCCAGGGCACCATCCTGGGCGTGGGCGCCATGGAGTACCCGGCCGAGTTCCAGGGCGCCTCCCCGGAGACCCTGAACGACCTGGCCATCAGCAAGGTCATGACGCTGACCTCCACCTACGACCACCGCATCATCCAGGGTGCGCAGTCGGGCGAGTTCCTGCGCACCATCCACCAGCTGCTGCTCGGCGAGGACGGCTTCTACGACGAGATCTTCGAGGCCCTGCGCATCCCCTACGAACCGGTGCGCTGGGTGCAGGACATCTCGATCAACCGGGACAGCCAGCTCGACAAGGCCACCCGGGTCCAGGAGCTCATCCACGCCTACCGCGTGCGCGGGCACCTGATGGCCAACACCGACCCGCTGGAGTACAAGCAGCGCCGCCACCCCGACCTCGACGTCCTGGAACACGGCCTCACGCTGTGGGACCTGGACCGCGAGTTCCCCACCGGCGGCTTCGGCGGCAAGCCGGTCATGACGCTCCGCGAGATCCTGGGCGTGCTGCGCGACACCTACTGCCGCACGGTGGGTATCGAGTACATGCACATCCAGAGCCCCGAGGAACGGGAGTGGATCCAGGCCCGCGTCGAGCGGGAGCCGGAGAAGATCAGCCGCGAGGAGCAGCTGCACATCCTGCGCCGCCTCAACAGCGCCGAGGCGTTCGAGACCTTCCTCCAGACCAAGTACGTGGGTCAGAAGCGCTTCTCCCTGGAGGGCGGAGAGTCCCTGATCCCGCTGCTGGACGGGGTGATCTCCAAGGCCGCCAAGGCCCAGCTGGACGAGGTCGTCATCGGCATGGCGCACCGCGGCCGCCTCAACGTGCTGGCCAACATCTGCGGCAAGTCCTACGCGCAGATCTTCGGCGAGTTCGAGGGCAACCTCGACCCGCGCAGCGCCCACGGGTCGGGCGACGTCAAGTACCACCTGGGCACCGAGGGCACCTTCACCACGCCCGACGGTGAGAAGATCGCGATCACGCTGGCCGCCAACCCCAGCCACCTGGAGACCGTCAACCCGGTCGCCGAGGGCATCGTGCGCGCCAAGCAGGACGTCCTCAACAAGGGCTCCAACGGCTTCACCGTCCTGCCGATCCTGATCCACGGCGACGCCGCGTTCGCCGGTCAGGGCGTGGTGGCCGAGACCCTGAACCTGTCGCAGCTGCGCGGCTACCGCACCGGCGGCACCGTGCACATCATCGTCAACAACCAGGTGGGCTTCACCACCTCGCCCAAGGACAGCCGCTCCAGCGTCTACGCCACCGACGTGGCCCGCATGGTCCAGGCGCCGATCTTCCACGTCAACGGGGACGACCCCGAGGCCGTGGTCCGGGTGGCCCAGCTGGCCTTCGCCTACCGGCAGGCGTTCAACAAGGACGTCGTCATCGACCTGGTCTGCTACCGGCGTCGCGGGCACAACGAGGCCGACAACCCCTCGTTCACCCAGCCGCTGATGTACGACGTGATCGACGCCAAGCGGTCCACCCGCAAGCTGTACACCGAGGCGCTGATCGGCCGCGGCGACATCTCCGTGGAGGAGGCCGAGCAGGCGCTGCGCGACTACCAGGAGCAGCTGGAGCGCGCCTTCACCGAGACCCGCGAGGCCGCGAAGAACCCGATCGAACCGGGGTCGGTGATCAAGCCCGAGGTGTTCACCGAGGGCAGGATCGACCACTCCGCCACCGAGACGGCGGTCAGCGAGGAGGTCATCAAGCGGGTGGTGGAGACCCAGGTCTCGCTGCCGGAGGGCTTCACCGTGCACCCGAGGCTGCTGCCCCAGCTGCAGCGCCGCGTCCGGATGGTCGAGGAGGACGCGATCGACTGGGCGCTCGGCGAGACGCTGGCGTTCGGCTCGCTGCTGATCGACGGCCACCCGGTGCGCCTGGTCGGCCAGGACAGCCGCCGCGGCACCTTCGGCCAGCGGCACGCCGTCCTGGTGGACCGCAAGACCGGTGCGGAGCACACCCCGCTCAAGGCCTTCGACCGGGGCACCTCGAAGTTCTACGTGCACGACTCGCTGCTGAGCGAGTACGCGGCCCTGGGCTTCGAGTACGGCTACTCGTTGGAACGCCCCGACGCCCTGGTCGCCTGGGAGGCGCAGTTCGGCGACTTCGTCAACGGCGCGCAGACCGTCATCGACGAGTACATCAGCTCGGGTGAGCAGAAGTGGGGCCAGCGCTCCAGCGTCACCCTGCTGCTGCCGCACGGGTACGAGGGCCAGGGACCGGACCACTCCTCCGCGCGCATCGAGCGCTTCCTGCAGCTGTGCGCGCAGGAGAACATGACGGTCACCATCCCGACGACCCCGGCGAACTACTTCCACCTGCTGCGCTGGCAGGTGAAGTCGCCGTACCAGCGTCCGCTGATCGTGTTCACGCCCAAGTCGATGCTGCGGCACAAGGCGGCGGTCTCGGCGGTCTCGGAGTTCACCTCCGGATCGTTCCAGCCGCTCATCCCGGACACCAGCGGTATCGCGCCGGACGACGTGCGGCGCGTGGTGCTGTGCTCCGGCAAGCTCTACTACGAGCTGGACGCCGCCCGGAAGAAGACCGGGGACACCCACACCGCGATCATCCGGGTGGAGCGGCTCTACCCGCTGCCGATCGACGAGATCCGCCAGCAGCTCAAGGCCTTCCCCAACGCGGGCGAGGTGCTGTGGGTGCAGGAGGAGCCGGCGAACATGGGGCCGTGGCCGTTCGTGGCGCTGGTCTTCTCCGAGCAGCTCGACCGCCCGTTCACCCGGGTGTCGCGTTCCGCGAGCTCCTCTCCCGCCGCGGGTTCCGCCAAGCGGCACGAGGTGGAGCAGCAGGCTCTGGTGAACACCGTCTTCCCGCCGACCGCCTGA
- a CDS encoding SDR family NAD(P)-dependent oxidoreductase, giving the protein MGELRFDGRVAVITGAGHGLGRSHALGFAARGAKVVVNDLDAQAAATVAARIRTHGGSALVHTADISTEEGAQSLIEKATDTFGRVDVIVNNAGILRDRSFKNISPREWDEVLAVHLRGSFLVSHAAFGHLREYGYGRIVNTTSPSGLFGNFGQSNYSAAKMGVVGLTKTLAIEGAKYDINANAIAPIAYTRMTEDLFPADAAAVLSPEKVTPLVLWLAHEDCPTTGEVYSVGGGRIARVFVAEGPGVVLERGTAEEVQDNWPDINAERPYVIPRNLAEQTDLHIRGLL; this is encoded by the coding sequence ATGGGCGAGCTGCGGTTCGACGGAAGAGTCGCCGTCATCACCGGAGCCGGACACGGACTGGGCCGCTCCCACGCCCTCGGGTTCGCCGCGCGCGGGGCCAAGGTGGTGGTCAACGACCTCGACGCGCAGGCCGCCGCCACGGTGGCGGCCCGCATCCGCACCCACGGGGGCAGCGCCCTGGTCCACACCGCGGACATCTCCACCGAGGAGGGCGCGCAGTCGCTGATCGAGAAGGCCACCGACACCTTCGGCCGGGTGGACGTGATCGTCAACAACGCGGGAATCCTGCGCGACCGGTCCTTCAAGAACATCTCCCCCCGGGAGTGGGACGAGGTGCTGGCCGTCCACCTGCGCGGCTCCTTCCTGGTGTCCCACGCGGCCTTCGGACACCTGCGGGAGTACGGCTACGGCCGGATCGTCAACACCACCTCGCCCTCGGGGCTGTTCGGCAACTTCGGGCAGAGCAACTACTCGGCCGCCAAAATGGGCGTCGTCGGACTCACCAAGACCCTGGCGATCGAAGGCGCCAAGTACGACATCAACGCCAACGCCATCGCCCCCATCGCCTACACCCGGATGACCGAGGACCTGTTCCCCGCGGACGCCGCGGCCGTGCTCAGCCCGGAGAAGGTCACCCCGCTGGTGCTGTGGCTGGCCCACGAGGACTGCCCCACCACCGGAGAGGTCTACTCGGTGGGCGGCGGCCGGATCGCCCGGGTGTTCGTGGCCGAGGGCCCGGGCGTGGTGCTGGAGCGCGGTACCGCCGAGGAGGTCCAGGACAACTGGCCCGACATCAACGCCGAACGCCCCTACGTCATCCCGCGCAACCTGGCGGAGCAGACCGACCTCCACATCCGGGGACTGCTCTGA
- a CDS encoding BlaI/MecI/CopY family transcriptional regulator, producing MKTREFGELEAAIMDALWTADRALAVREIRETMTYRRDVAYTTVMTVANILFNKGVLHREKVGRAWRYQPRESREEHTARVMSEVLREGGDREATMIRLIEGFSDEEMARLHEALAEVRLRRGIAS from the coding sequence ATGAAGACGAGGGAGTTCGGCGAGTTGGAGGCCGCCATCATGGACGCCCTGTGGACCGCGGACCGCGCACTCGCGGTCCGCGAGATCCGTGAAACCATGACCTACCGGCGCGATGTCGCCTACACGACCGTCATGACCGTCGCCAACATCCTGTTCAACAAGGGGGTGCTGCACCGCGAGAAGGTGGGGCGGGCGTGGCGGTACCAGCCTCGGGAGAGCCGGGAGGAGCACACCGCGCGGGTCATGAGCGAAGTGCTGCGCGAGGGAGGGGACCGCGAAGCGACCATGATCCGCCTCATCGAGGGGTTCAGCGACGAGGAGATGGCGCGCCTGCACGAGGCGCTCGCCGAGGTCCGCCTGCGCCGGGGGATCGCGTCGTGA
- a CDS encoding pyridoxal phosphate-dependent aminotransferase: MDEPLVTRMSGFGETVFAEMTRLAEEAGAINLGQGFPDTDGPDSLLEGAARHIREGVNQYPPGYGRIELRAAVAADRAERYGLTHDPETEVYVTVGATAGIAASVLALVEPGDEVVLFEPMYDSYSAVIALAQGVRRPVTLRPSADDARYTFDPDELAAAITPRTRMIIVNTPHNPTGTVFTAEELTLIAQLCRENDVIALTDEVYEHLTFDGVAHLPLAALPGMAERTLSVSSAGKTFSVTGWKVGWVTGPEPLVRAVRTVNQFLTYAANGAQQLAVADALRDGMDWVRAQRDALQAKRDRLAAGLAAAGFGVGRTQGSYFVMADIRPLGHDDGARLVRSLVRQAGVAAVPAQVFYADEREGRHLVRFAFCKRDEVLDEAAARLRSWGGR, translated from the coding sequence GTGGACGAACCTCTGGTGACGCGGATGAGCGGGTTCGGCGAGACCGTCTTCGCCGAGATGACCCGGCTGGCCGAGGAGGCCGGCGCCATCAACCTGGGACAGGGCTTCCCGGACACCGACGGACCGGACTCCCTGCTGGAGGGGGCGGCCCGGCACATCCGGGAGGGAGTCAACCAGTATCCGCCCGGGTACGGGCGGATCGAACTGCGCGCCGCGGTCGCCGCGGACCGCGCGGAGCGCTACGGCCTGACCCACGACCCCGAGACCGAGGTGTACGTCACCGTCGGAGCCACCGCCGGAATCGCCGCGAGCGTGCTCGCCCTGGTCGAACCCGGCGACGAGGTCGTGCTGTTCGAGCCGATGTACGACTCCTACTCCGCCGTCATCGCACTCGCCCAGGGAGTGCGACGCCCGGTGACGCTGCGGCCGTCCGCGGACGACGCCAGGTACACCTTCGACCCCGACGAACTGGCCGCCGCGATCACCCCCCGCACCCGGATGATCATCGTCAACACCCCGCACAACCCCACGGGCACCGTGTTCACCGCGGAGGAGCTGACGCTGATCGCGCAGCTGTGCCGGGAGAACGACGTCATCGCGCTCACCGACGAGGTCTACGAACACCTGACCTTCGACGGGGTGGCGCACCTGCCGCTGGCCGCGCTTCCCGGCATGGCCGAGCGCACGCTCAGCGTCTCCTCGGCGGGCAAGACCTTCTCCGTCACCGGATGGAAGGTCGGCTGGGTCACGGGACCGGAACCCCTGGTGCGGGCGGTGCGCACCGTCAACCAGTTCCTGACCTACGCGGCCAACGGCGCCCAGCAGCTCGCCGTCGCCGACGCACTGCGCGACGGGATGGACTGGGTGCGCGCCCAGCGCGACGCGCTCCAGGCCAAACGCGACCGGCTGGCCGCCGGACTGGCCGCCGCGGGCTTCGGGGTGGGACGCACCCAGGGCTCCTACTTCGTGATGGCCGACATCCGCCCGCTCGGCCACGACGACGGAGCCCGGCTGGTCCGCTCCCTGGTCCGCCAGGCCGGGGTCGCGGCCGTACCGGCGCAGGTCTTCTACGCCGACGAACGCGAGGGGCGCCACCTGGTCCGGTTCGCCTTCTGCAAACGGGACGAGGTGCTGGACGAGGCCGCCGCCCGACTGCGTTCGTGGGGCGGCCGGTAG
- a CDS encoding class I SAM-dependent methyltransferase codes for MTTPMPDHLLRVAEDAKGFMPTDEGLVLYETALAHAHLGPVLEIGTYCGKSTVFLGAAVRQVGGVVVTVDHHHGSEEHQVGWEYHDPSLVNPTTGRLDTVGAFRETMAAADLEDQVIAVVGRSAEVARLWNTPLGMLFIDGGHTEEAAQADYAGWSPHVRPGGALVIHDVFPDPADGGRPPYNIYRRALDSGEFVEVRAQGSLRVLHRQR; via the coding sequence GTGACCACACCCATGCCCGACCACCTGCTGCGCGTGGCCGAGGACGCCAAGGGCTTCATGCCGACGGACGAAGGGCTCGTCCTGTACGAGACCGCGCTGGCCCACGCCCACCTGGGGCCGGTGCTGGAGATCGGCACCTACTGCGGCAAGTCCACCGTGTTCCTGGGCGCGGCCGTCCGCCAGGTCGGCGGCGTCGTCGTCACCGTGGACCACCACCACGGCTCCGAGGAGCACCAGGTGGGCTGGGAGTACCACGACCCCTCCCTGGTGAACCCGACGACCGGACGACTGGACACCGTGGGCGCCTTCCGGGAGACCATGGCGGCCGCCGACCTGGAGGACCAGGTGATCGCGGTGGTGGGCCGCTCCGCCGAGGTGGCGCGCCTGTGGAACACCCCGCTGGGCATGCTCTTCATCGACGGCGGGCACACCGAGGAGGCCGCCCAGGCCGACTACGCCGGGTGGAGTCCGCACGTGCGCCCCGGAGGCGCCCTGGTCATCCACGACGTGTTCCCCGATCCGGCGGACGGCGGACGGCCGCCCTACAACATCTACCGGCGGGCGTTGGACTCCGGGGAGTTCGTCGAGGTACGGGCCCAGGGATCGCTACGGGTGCTGCATCGTCAACGCTGA